The Suricata suricatta isolate VVHF042 chromosome 16, meerkat_22Aug2017_6uvM2_HiC, whole genome shotgun sequence genome contains the following window.
GAGGGTCTTGGACATGGTGATTGTGGATAATGGACAAGGGCTCTTGGATGCTGACCTGGTCACTGTTGGTAATGGGCTGAAAGCCTTGGATACTGACCCGGGGCCTGTAGGTAATTGGTGGGGAGACTTCAGTCTCATTTTGAGTATTACTGGATGCTGCTGGAAGGAAACTTGGCTTGGTGCTCTGGGGGCCAGATTGGGGCCTCTGGGACATGTGGGGATGTGGGCAAGGCCAGTCCCCAGATGCACTAAACAGCCTGCCAACCGCTTCAGCTCCTCCTTCCAGACACCTCCATGGCCACCTGGAAATCTGTTGGTCTCCCTCCCAGGTTCCGGCTTGGTCCTTTGCGGTTTGAATCCCTCTGGCCCTTCTTCTATGTCCTCTTGTCTCCCCTGCTGCCCAGAGGCAGGCCTCAGGGCTTCAGTCAAGCCTGCagctggagttgggggaggtTCCATGACAGTTGGAGAGATTCCAGGAGGTTGGGACATTGGCCATGGACTCATGCTCTACCCTGTGTGAGTGACATGAGGCGGTGGCTGGGTCAGAGTGGGTTACATGGGAGGTGTGGGCAGGGTCAGGATTGGGTCCAGAAGAGGTTATGGCTGGGTCTGGGAGATGTCAgcaaaggtgggggaggggggtaggaaTGACCAGggtagagaaagagcaggggcagagaggggccagAATAGGGTCAGGGACCATCTCTGAAACCAGTTCTTACAGCTTCCGGAGAGCCTGAGATCTGAATGTGTAATTCCCTGCTCCTACCTGGCCCTACCCGACCCCACTCCCAGGGCCTTTCCTGAACTGATCTCCTTTTATCCCTTTTCAAGTTCAatgtctctctcctctgtctctgtctttctttaccttttcctgAGGCCTCAGGGACCTATTCCCTGACCTCAAAGACCCCCCAATCCAGGcttgggaggggaggcagagcgAACAGCTGCAGGTCGAGGAGGGCTCAAAGAGGTCAGTGGGAATGCAGGCACCCAAGTTCCTTCAGTCTTTCCAGTTAAGAGTGGGGTTTTTTCAAACTTCCattccctccatccttccttttgGCTCTTGAGAcagatttttgagaaacaaacaagcaaacaaacaaaaaagaaagagagaaaaagagaaaaggaaagccacTAACTTTTATGTCTTTAGTGACACAACTCTATCCATCTAACTCTTCATTTGTCAAAGGAGATAATAAAACTTCAGAGGATTGTTATAAGCACAAAATGTAAAAGCATCGAGAACCCATTGTAATAGAAAACTGTTGAATTTTTTACACTTCACAGATATTGATTTTGACCCTCAGAAttactttctccctcccccaaagctTGTGCCTGAGTCCGAGACCCAACCTCCTCTGAAATCCATATTGAGAAGTGCCACAGGACAGGAAGGAATTACTACAACTAGATACCATGGATGTGTCTACCAGTTCATATACCCATGCATtcaatcattactttaaaaaaaaatgtttgtttatttttagttttgaggtggggaggggcaaagggagagggagagagagaatcccaagcaagcgcCACACcagcagtgctgagcctgatgcaaggcttgaacccatggatggtgatcatgacctgagctgaaatgaagagtgggacacttaaccaactgagccacccaggtgcccctcagttgtTCCCTTTTTTAACTTAACAACTAGCAAAGGCCCCGTACCAAGTGATGAGGGTGAagtgggaaaaggaagagatCTATTCCCTCCCCTCACGGGGGTCTGTTGGGGAAGGTGGGTAGGGAAAAAAGCAGTTTGTGAGATAAGGGATACCAGTGAAGGAGACTTGCATGTTGCATTATGGGAGTGTTTGGTGGGTGACCTTGCCAAGAACTGAggttgggctgggctggggggctcagGATGGGAGATGTGGGGGGAGTGGCATGGGAGGTGAGATGTAAAGGATGGTTAGGACAGTCTGGGCACATGTGGAAGGAGAGGTCCCCAGGCGGAAGGGGCAGCCTGGACTGCTTGTTGAATTGCTGAGGTAGGAAAGCTCTCGGTGCGAGAGGAACACGGTGAAGTCCGGTGTGGCTGGAGGTTAAGTGAGCAGTGGGAGGGACAGGGGGCTTGGTGAACACTGGGCAAACCCCTGGCATTTCGTTCTGTTGGCACCATGGGTCTTGGCCTCATGAGCATGCTGTGGAACCCACGTCTAGTTGTCCGTGTCCTGGATTGGGATTTGTGACAGGGGTCTAGAGAAGCAGTTGAGGTTGAGGGTGGAGATGGAGCTGGGGTTGGGGAACAGGGACTGGAGGATGGGGTTGGAGACAAAACAAGTAGGTTTGGGCATCGAATGGGGtcgtgggagggggctgggctggacGTTAGGGTTAGAGATGGGAACGAGGATGCATTTGGAATTGGAGACGGGGATGCGGTTGGGATCGGGGTCTAGGTGGGGATGGAGACGTGGCTGTGGTTGGAGATGGAGGCTAGGCTGCAGCAGTGTGGCACAGAACTCTATTCTTTCCCAGTGGACGCGGTGCCTTCCTGGGAAGGGGACCGCAAGTTCGTCCTGCGGGGCTGGTCTCTGGCCTTCAGCGTCCTGGCAACCCTGATGATGCTCGGTATGGCGGACGGACGGCTGGCGTACTTGCAGGGCTCTTACACTGGCTACCTGGGCATCTGGACGGACTGCAGGAAGTACAAGTGTGCCAGCCTGGGCCAAGTCACCGGTCAGTAGGAGCCTGGACAGGCTATGGGGCACTTGAAGCAGGGCATCTCGGGAGATCATCCAGGGTGGGAATCTCTGGGCGAAGTTCTTTGGATGTTCTTGGGGGGAAATGCTTAGAATTCTCAGGAGAGTCTCTGGAGAGTCTCTGAAGGGACCTGTGGGGAAGTCTcctaaagaaacaggaaaacaggactGTCATAGCGCATGGGAAGAGCATTACAATTCACCGGAAACCAATCTGCCTCATGATTAGTTGGTTAAAGTCACCATCATTTTCTGCCTCgctttttaaaataggtttttaaaaatgtattgtttgcTCTTGAGAGAGgaagtgcaagttggggaggggcagagagagaggagggacacaggatctgaagtgggctccgcgctgacagcagtgaacctgatgtggggctcaaacgcacaaaccatgagatgctgacctgagctgaagtcagacactcaaccgactgagccattcagatgcccctaaaatggtttttttttaaaagaggatttttttttttttaaaggagatttcCAGCTCCTTCGGAAACATTTTTGCTTTATCGtaggtctctgtgtgtgtgtctagtgCTTTTCAGCATTGCAGCAGGAGGCAGTCCGGAACTGGAGCCAGAGTACCTGGGTGTGGATCCTGGCTCAACCACCTGGTGGCTGGGTGATCTTGGGCACCTTCTttcacctccctgtgcctcagtgtcctcatttctaaaatggcAGTGGTAGTAATCCCTATTCACGGGCCGTTGGAAGAGTTAGCAAGTTAAAACAGGAAGAGGaattagaacagtgcctggcacgtattAATTGCTACACCAGGTTAGTTACTATTATCCTAAGTGATTCGTTTCTCAGCCAATGCACCTACCTTCATTTCAGATCTCAAGTATGAAACTTCCAGAACGCTGTGTCGTATTAATctcattgatttattttggaTATCTCTTTCTTGTATACCTCCCCAACTCGAGTTGGCGTAAGCAAGACAGACATGGTTTCAAGTGATGGAAAGGCCCAGAGGCATAGATCTATCAGTTCAGGTCCTGCTGGATCCTGGTGCTCAAAGCCTGTCATTAGAaatctgtctcttgtcacctctCTCTGAAGGCTTCCTCTGTGTTGGGCCCTCAGGCAAGCTGTGGAAATGTGGCATTAGCAGCAGCTAGGTTCTGTCCTTTCTGTGAACAgccaggggcaaagagagtgagtttgttttctatagcCCTGAAGCAAAGATCTCAGGATGAGCTCTGATGGCATCAGATGGACTTCCCTGGGATTTCTCACTCTTCCCCACACTCGGGGATCGGATCAGGAAGATGTCGTCCTGTGATTGGTTGGGTCTGGATCACACGGTTTTCTTAAGAGTCAACATAGGGGTCATTTCTGTCCCAAAGCCTCAAGGACAGAGAGTTCCTCTGAACTGAGTCAAGTTGCTATTGTCAGAAGAATGGGAATGGATGGTGGGTGGGCACCTTTCTCCCATATTTATGATACTTCACTGAAGCAGAATTATCCTGAGGGTAGATTCCCAAGAGCAGGAGAGCAGGGTTTCGGAAGGGCTGGGAAGACTTTGTAAGGCTCTGATAAGTCAGCGTCTCATGTCAAGCAACAGAAGTCAAGTAAGCAGAAAATGGATTTACAAACATTGTTGGGGGGAGTTTGCAGAATCTCTGCATGGCCAGAGAATTGGACTCCAGGGGCCACGTGATCAGGAACATACCCAAAAAATTCCCTGGAAGACTGACGGGCTAGGCATACATATGCATTACCGCTTCCCCGTGGGCCCATCTCCCTAGACCTGGACTCCACTGGGGAACCTCTTTCTCAGCTGCCCTGGGACTTGACACCTACCAGAATCGAGTCCATGCCTACTTCTGGCTGCTAATTCCAAGGTTAGTGTGGCTCGTCTTTATTGGTGGAGCCTGGTCATGTGCTGAGCTCTTCGCCGGGAGGCTGGTTTCCTTATTGGGAAGTGTGGATGCATACACTGGGGGAAATTCCCCACGTGTGGACTGGCTTTCAAATATACTgggaagacaaaaaagaaggtgaatgtcccatttattccaaaatgttaattttaagtgatttaaaattttttctttattttaaggtttaagttacttctattttatttgagCAAGCAATATATTTACATGGcccaacattttattaattttttaaacgtttatttatttttgagagagggagagacacagagtgtgagcgggagagggtcagagagagagggaaacacagaatctgaagcaggctccaggctctgagctagctgtcagcacagagcctgatgcagggctcaaacccacgaaccgtgagatcatgacctgagctgaagtccactgcttaactgactgagccacccaggtgcccctcaacatttTAACAAGTGCAAGAGTCCCCCTTTCATTTCTGTCTCCCACCCCACCCATTCCCCTTCCTGGCAGGTGACCAATGCTACtaagccattaaaaatttttttagtgcttatttattttttagagagacagaataacagagtgtgagcaggggaggggcagagagagagggagacacagaattcaaaacagggtccatgctccaagctgtcagcacagagcctgacatggggctcgaactcacaaacttcgaggtcatgacctgagccgaagtcggtcgcctaaccgattgagtcacccaggtgctctgctgCTAAGCCATTTTTAAGCTCTTGTGTCTTCTTCTAGTTATATTTTCTATACATATGAGAAAATGGCTATGATTAAACAGTATGACTatatacagacacatatacacacacatacacacataggtATTCTCTCTATATGCTGCTTATGTTTATCACTTAAAAAGCATACAAGGcagcgggtgcctgggtggctcagttggctgagcgtccagcttcgggtcaggtcatgatctcacggttcatgggttggggtcccgcattgggctctgtgctgacagatagctcggagcctggagactgtttcggattctgggtctcgttctctctctgaccctcccttgctctcactgtctctcaaaagtaaataaaagacataaaaaaagcaTACAAGGCAGTATTatagttctcattttaaaagtaaaccaGCATTTACTGAATGCTCAGAATGTACAATACTTTACGGTTGGCATAAAGACATAAACAACAGgtcatgaggtttttttttaggtgtagaaattcagaatttttatgttcttatttatcCAGCTTTGCCTCTGTGACTTTACCAATTGCTTCCTAGCTTTGAGGAGTTCTCCCTCTAGATTGTTGGTGAACCTTCAATTCtggttgcgtgtgtgtgtgtgtgtgtgtgtgtgtgtgtgtgtgtgtggtgttagaGTTTGACTGTGATTTGAGTCGGTGGTAAGCAGGCAGCATTGAATCCTGCACTGCTTACCAACTTATGGAAGAGATTTGAATTAGATCACAAGTAACAGAAGCTCTAACATGACGTAGATTGAGTGAAGGAACTTATTTGGTCCCGCCTAAATGAAAAAGGGTGGAAGTAGGAATGCTTTCAGGCATGGCTGTATTCAAGAGTCTAAGTGCTAGCTTCACACACATTACTCTCGGTGTTTCTTGGTTGCTTGGATTGGCTTCATTCTCAAGGCTCCACCTAGTGGCAAGTCAGGATCTAGTTAGGAAAATAAATCATTCCAGACACGTTAGAGGGTGGAAAGTTAGGGGATTGATTTCATGGGTCATAGAAGAGCTGAGAAGCTGAGTAGGTGATGGTGTGGCAAAGCGGAGATTAGCAATTCAGGAAgctgccacccacccccactcccagcccccagcccagaagaacaaagtaaaaaggTGGTAATGCCAGAGCCTGGAAGCTGGAGCCATTGGGAAGGCATAGACTCATGGTGGGATTTGCTTAGAGAGGGCCAGAatcacagaaaaacaacaacaacaacaacaacaacaacaaaaacgaaGCTACTGCTAAAGACACCAgctgaggtggggggaagggagagagaaataaatatactgGTTTGTTCTCTTCTTTGGAGCCAGTCTTCTGCCAGGGCCTCCCATTAGCTGAAAGTACTGATAAGCCAGTgagcaaaggaggctgggaaatgtagtccttgTAATACAGAATAGGTAAGCATGGGGAATGGATCTGAGAGAAGACAGACAACTGGCAGAACTGCTAACAATGTGGGCTCAAGTGTGGCAGGAAAGAGAGCACAAAACGTTCCTGCAAAAGTCTTGTGTGGCTGGGTCACATGAGCACCTCAAACCAAACATAGCAGCCAGAGCAATGCAATGCACTGATTGGCTTATAACTGGGACTGAGAGTGGGGAACAGGCAGGAGAGTGAATCGGAGAGGTAAGCCACAAATGTCTACTTCTGACCAAACCACAAAGTGGGCTCATTCTGGGTTGAAAAGAGCCAGGGACTTGAATGTCATCtcaactctctttctcctctcctcttgtctgctttcctttcttgGTTTTACTCTATCAGATCTCCTATCTCCCATGAGGGTGGGTCCAAGGccaggcagctccaggctcataAACCTCCTGACTAGAGGAACGAGAGCTCTTGACAGCTTCAATCAGAAAAAGTCCCCGGGTAGAACTTGATTGGCTGGTTTTGGTCATATGCCCATCTTTCGGCCAATCACCATGGCTTGGGGTATCGGGCCCTGTGATGGGCTCAGGTGGAGTCATATGACTCTTTTCCTGGCCCCTAGGAAGCAAGGTATGTCATGAGAAGCCCTCAACCTGTATCATGTGATTGGTCCTGAGTGCTATTGCTATTCTGTATCTATGTCCAAGCTTTTGCTTTCTAATTATGTGTTGGAGATCTGCAGTTTgccagaaacaaagcagatggaGTCTTAGCTCATTTGGCTGAGGTAGTCTTGCACTGCTCAAAAGTAGGCAATGGAGAGCAGGGCTAAAAGGAGATGTAATTCTCAGAAGGGGCCCAAACTCTTGTTCTTAAACGTACAAATATTCACGGAAACAGAGTGTGACTCTGGTTTTCGAGTATTTGGAAGTTCTTCTCATgtgtacatctgtgtgtgtgctctGGGGATCGAGGTGGGTGATTTGGAGAATGTCTGTGGGGGGGGGTCTGGGGTGTTAATGGGGGTGATATTGGGGGAGGTTCTGGGTGTATAAATGGGATCACTAGAGGACCTTGGGATGTGAATGGGAGAGACTTTAGCAGAAGTAGGGTGTCTTTGGAGACTAGGGGAACTAAAGTGTCTTGGACAGTTTTCAGGGTGCtcttgggggtgtctgggtgtgaTACTGAGGACATTACTGTGAGTTGCTGTGGGATGACTTGTTGGAGTATGACTGGAGTGACTTTGGAGGCGTCCATGGgaatagctttaaaaatgattGCAATGACTCTGTGGGGTGACTTTGAGGATGTGAGCAGGGATGACTTAGGGATCTTCTGTGGGGTCACCTCGGAAGTATGTGTTGAGTTGGTTAAGAGGGTTCTGGGGGTTGACTTTGGAGTAGGTGAGGGTGATGGGGACAACCTTGAGGGTACAATTGGGGATGGTTTTGACTTTACAGGTGCCTGGGGTGATTCTGTGAAAGGCAGAGTCGTTTTGGGGTTTCTTGGAAGGGACTTTGGTGATGGAAGTGGGGTGATGTTGAGGTTGTCTGTAGCCAAACTTTGGGGGGTGTCTGTTGGGCTGCTCATGGGGCTGTCAGTAGGGTGAGTTTGGAGGGGGACCTTGGAGAGCATCTGGGAATGCCTCTGCAGCATTGCCTCTTCTCCCCCCAGTTCTCATCCACATGAGCATGGGCTTCATGACGCTGGCCCTGGCCCTGTGTCTCATCCTCCTGCCCTCCATGTGCCTTTCCTTCTGGCCAGTCTTCCGACGCCTTGCTAAGCTCGATCTtgtcttcagttttctcagcttCAGCACTGGTAAGTGtcggcttgggggaggggaggatacCCCCAATATCTCTCCCCAGGACTCTCTTTTGGGCTTTGGGGAGGTGTATCTCAAGGTTTCTGTCCTGCTGACTGTCTTTGAATGTCTCTTGGGATCTTGGCCCCACTCTGTGTGCCTCTCAGTTCTACTTTTATCTTTCTCAGTGCGGGGAGTGCGGGGGAGttatctgtctctccttcctgtttccctctttttctctctgcttctctccggGTGTCTTTCTGTCTGGCACTGGAGTTGGTGTGCACACACCTCTGCTTGTCGGGAGGGTAGGAGAGGagaagctgtctctgtctctctactctttgtgggggacgggggtgggggggtgggggaggggtccagCCTTGAGTCCGACTCTCCGGCCCCACCCCTGTACAGGGTTCCTGATTGTTCTCAGTCTGACGCTCTTAGTAGTCGGCTGCGAGACGCTGCGCCCGAGGCCACAGATATCCTACCTGGGGACCACCTACCTGTGCTGGGTGGCCGGCGCCTTGATGCTGTGGTCAGGTGAGGCGGGGCCTCGGGAGGAAGAGGGTGGTGCCTCGGtagggcagggggcagagcccGGGAGAGACCTGAGGCAGGGCCTAGGGTCGGTAGGGGCGGACCCGAGGGGGAGGCCGCCCCGAGGGATGGGGCGGGGCTCAGAGTTCGACCGCTCACTGGTTCTCGGCCCCCAGGAGTGCTGAACTACTTAAACCACCTGGGCCTGTGGGGCAGAAGTTCGTCCTTCCAGGAGCGGCGGGTGAGCTACCGTCGGAGGGCCTGGCAGCAGAACCCTCAGACACGGGTGTCCGGACTGCAGTCCGACGCTGACCGCAAGCGCACCGTGGACCTGTCCAACACACCCACCCCCGAGGGGCCCCCTCTCAAGCCTCTCTGAACAGTTGCCCCTGAGCTTCTCAGGAAACTGAGCGGTCACCGCAGCCACATACCGGGCCCACCCCCTCCATCGTGGCCACGCGCCCTAGATTAGACCTCCCTTCGAGGCCCCACTCCCGTAGAAGAGGCCGCGCCTTCCGAGGACCAGCGACAAAACCCCACCCCTCGAGCTAGGGTTTACCCTTTTCGGCTCCGTTCCCGCCCACCGAGTCCTCAGCCGGCCTTCACTCCCACCGTGCGACACCGCCTCCTCCAGTTCTGCGCGTGGCGTGCAATGCCACCTGCCGGTGTGGCCCCGCCCCTGGGTGGCTAGCCCTCTCAGGCCACGCCCCGAAGTTGCACTCCACTCCACTGAACACCTCCCCCTCCGAGGGCCAGCCCCGCCCCTGGATACCCAGACAGGACCCGTGACCGACTCTGGATGTAGCTCCGCCCTTCTGGGGATCAGGCCCCTCCCCGAAAAGGCGTGGCTCGCAATCACATTTCCTCCTCCATCCCCCCACTTCCGGACTGCTCTGCCACAATG
Protein-coding sequences here:
- the LOC115280944 gene encoding uncharacterized protein LOC115280944, with translation MDSCSTLLDAVPSWEGDRKFVLRGWSLAFSVLATLMMLGMADGRLAYLQGSYTGYLGIWTDCRKYKCASLGQVTVLIHMSMGFMTLALALCLILLPSMCLSFWPVFRRLAKLDLVFSFLSFSTGFLIVLSLTLLVVGCETLRPRPQISYLGTTYLCWVAGALMLWSGVLNYLNHLGLWGRSSSFQERRVSYRRRAWQQNPQTRVSGLQSDADRKRTVDLSNTPTPEGPPLKPL